One window from the genome of Pedococcus badiiscoriae encodes:
- the orn gene encoding oligoribonuclease, with amino-acid sequence MTATPTERSVNDRIVWIDCEMTGLSLEADALIEVAALVTDFELNQLGDGVDVVITPPDEALAQMDDFVRTMHTTSGLLEELAGGTTMQDAQEHVLAYIREWVPEPRKAPLGGNTVGTDRNFLARDMAELEAHLHYRIIDVSSIKELSRRWYPRAYFGSPKKSGGHRALADIRESIAELRYYREAVFVPPPGPDSDTAKGIAARHIVNHG; translated from the coding sequence GTGACTGCCACCCCCACCGAACGCTCTGTCAACGACCGCATCGTCTGGATCGACTGCGAGATGACCGGGCTGTCCCTGGAGGCCGACGCCCTCATCGAGGTCGCGGCGCTCGTGACCGACTTCGAGCTCAACCAGCTCGGTGACGGCGTCGACGTCGTCATCACGCCACCCGATGAGGCCCTCGCGCAGATGGACGACTTCGTGCGCACCATGCACACCACCTCAGGCCTGCTCGAGGAGCTGGCCGGCGGCACGACGATGCAGGACGCGCAGGAGCACGTGCTCGCCTACATCCGCGAGTGGGTGCCCGAGCCCCGCAAGGCGCCGCTCGGCGGCAACACCGTGGGCACCGACCGCAACTTCCTCGCCCGCGACATGGCCGAGCTCGAAGCCCACCTGCACTACCGCATCATCGACGTGTCCTCCATCAAGGAGCTGTCGCGCCGCTGGTACCCCCGCGCCTACTTCGGTTCGCCCAAGAAGTCCGGCGGCCACCGCGCTCTCGCCGACATCCGCGAGTCGATCGCCGAGCTGCGCTACTACCGCGAGGCCGTCTTCGTCCCGCCGCCCGGGCCTGACAGCGACACGGCCAAGGGCATCGCCGCGCGCCACATCGTCAACCACGGCTGA
- a CDS encoding PrsW family intramembrane metalloprotease has product MTWGPGQGYAAGAAPAGGPASVPPGPAATGATGRGRLRGWLLSGVILVGFGLGAIVLSVYYGATLGLVTTLLAVVLAAIPLGIVIPTFLWLDRFEAEPWRYLVTAFLWGALVAALAAGIFNTGANVAFQAATGRQDDAMLATAVFSAPLVEEACKGLLVLLVWWFRRREFDGIIDGMVYAGVVAAGFAFTENIQYLGMAYAHGGGSSLTGTFLARCLLTPFAHPMFTVLTGIGIGIAATTRHGGLKVLAPVGGYLLAALSHAVWNLAAITGGAGMLSVYLLVEVPIFIAFATLVVWARRREGRLIGRHLSAYADAGWLAPSEVHMLSTMSGRRAARVWARTSGGRATLRSMRRFQDSASELALLRARMHHSAADARALETERELLQTITESRRDLLGAY; this is encoded by the coding sequence ATGACGTGGGGACCAGGCCAGGGGTATGCCGCGGGCGCAGCGCCCGCGGGCGGCCCCGCCTCCGTGCCCCCGGGTCCTGCCGCCACCGGCGCGACCGGTCGTGGCCGGTTGCGAGGTTGGTTGCTCTCGGGCGTCATCCTGGTGGGGTTCGGGCTCGGCGCGATCGTGCTGTCTGTCTACTACGGCGCGACCCTGGGCCTGGTGACGACCCTGCTGGCCGTGGTGCTCGCGGCCATCCCGCTCGGCATCGTGATCCCGACCTTCCTGTGGCTCGACCGGTTCGAGGCCGAGCCCTGGCGCTACCTCGTGACGGCGTTCCTGTGGGGTGCGCTCGTCGCGGCGCTCGCCGCAGGCATCTTCAACACCGGCGCGAACGTCGCGTTCCAGGCGGCGACCGGTCGCCAGGACGACGCGATGCTGGCGACTGCCGTGTTCTCGGCACCGCTGGTGGAGGAGGCCTGCAAGGGGCTGCTCGTCCTGCTCGTGTGGTGGTTCCGGCGCCGCGAGTTCGACGGCATCATCGACGGGATGGTGTACGCCGGGGTGGTGGCGGCCGGCTTCGCGTTCACCGAGAACATCCAGTACCTCGGCATGGCCTACGCCCACGGTGGCGGGTCGTCCCTGACCGGCACCTTCCTGGCCCGCTGCCTCCTCACTCCCTTCGCCCACCCCATGTTCACCGTGCTCACCGGCATCGGGATCGGGATCGCAGCGACGACCCGCCACGGCGGTCTGAAGGTCCTGGCCCCGGTCGGGGGCTACCTCCTGGCGGCGCTGTCCCACGCCGTGTGGAACCTGGCCGCCATCACCGGAGGGGCGGGGATGCTGTCGGTCTACCTCCTGGTCGAGGTGCCGATCTTCATCGCCTTCGCCACGTTGGTGGTCTGGGCCCGTCGCCGTGAGGGGCGGCTCATCGGCCGACACCTCAGTGCCTACGCCGACGCCGGGTGGCTGGCGCCGAGCGAGGTCCACATGCTGTCGACCATGAGCGGGCGCAGGGCCGCCCGGGTCTGGGCGAGGACGTCAGGTGGTCGCGCCACGTTGCGCTCGATGCGCCGGTTCCAGGACTCGGCCAGCGAGCTGGCCCTGCTGCGGGCCCGGATGCACCACAGCGCCGCGGACGCGCGAGCCCTGGAGACCGAGCGGGAGCTGCTCCAGACCATCACCGAGAGTCGCAGGGACCTCCTCGGGGCGTACTAG
- the thpR gene encoding RNA 2',3'-cyclic phosphodiesterase: protein MRIFAAVVPTETALEDLAEFLDPRRDAGPDLRWTDSSLWHVTTAFMADVSSGLVDDLVDGIAEAVADRRPMQLRLKGGGAFPNPYEARVTWMGVDGDPQSLDSLAGLARAVRRACSHVGANPEGGPFTPHLTVARSRHPFEATRWLRVLDAYAGPTWTADEVTLFASHRGEGRGRPHYEPIAVVGLTGWAPPAGLEPAT from the coding sequence ATGCGCATCTTTGCGGCCGTCGTGCCGACCGAGACCGCCCTGGAGGACCTCGCCGAGTTCCTCGACCCGCGTCGGGACGCCGGCCCGGACCTGCGCTGGACCGACTCGAGCCTCTGGCACGTCACCACGGCCTTCATGGCCGATGTCAGCAGTGGTCTGGTGGACGACCTGGTGGACGGGATCGCGGAGGCAGTGGCCGACCGACGGCCCATGCAGCTGCGCCTCAAGGGGGGCGGCGCGTTCCCCAACCCGTACGAGGCGAGGGTCACGTGGATGGGCGTGGACGGCGATCCGCAGTCGCTGGACTCGCTCGCCGGGCTGGCCCGCGCGGTGCGCCGCGCCTGTAGCCATGTCGGCGCCAACCCCGAGGGTGGACCGTTCACGCCACACCTCACCGTGGCGCGCTCGCGCCACCCCTTCGAGGCCACCCGCTGGCTGCGGGTGCTCGACGCGTATGCCGGTCCGACCTGGACCGCGGACGAGGTCACCCTCTTCGCGTCCCACCGCGGCGAGGGACGTGGTCGACCCCACTACGAGCCGATCGCCGTCGTCGGCCTGACCGGCTGGGCGCCCCCGGCAGGACTCGAACCTGCGACCTAG
- a CDS encoding GTPase domain-containing protein: protein MISRDDAMSMLGAVTTLREQVQRTGLPLDIPDVASGRSTRDALLKQLDDYVIPRLRSLDAPLLTVVGGSTGAGKSTLVNSIVDAEVSRSGVLRPTTTTPVLVHHPQDVRWFSDDRVLPGLSRVTGATDVDDGANALRLVVSSSLPPGMALLDAPDIDSVVSSNRALATQLLAAADLWLFVTTAARYADAVPWDLLRQASERGTAIAIVLDRVPPEAMADIRSHLASMLREQGLSTAPIFGIPEAVLTAEGRLPEPDVARLRSWLTALASDSRARSVIVKQTLDGALGSLDRRADVLVTASRQQAQAVDALHEAARAAYRDALDNVENGMTDGTLLRGEVLARWQEYVGTGEFFKQVESTISKVRDRITAALKGQAPPAGDLGEALQTGVAALVTAQGQGAAATVARRWRQLPGGDRLLDEGPQLSRASADLSPRIERLVRDWQVEVLELVRSEGKDRRTTARVAAYGLNGIGVILMLVAFAHTGGLVGAEVGIAGGTAVLAQKVLEAIFGDQAVRDMAAKARKRLLEHVAELYAAERLRYDGALEGIETKEGQAQRLAEAAAAVKAVR, encoded by the coding sequence GTGATTTCAAGGGACGACGCCATGTCGATGTTGGGCGCCGTGACGACCCTCCGTGAACAGGTCCAGCGCACCGGTCTGCCGCTCGACATCCCGGACGTCGCGAGTGGGCGGTCCACCCGTGACGCGCTGCTCAAGCAGCTCGACGACTACGTCATCCCGCGGCTGCGCTCCCTCGACGCACCGCTCCTGACGGTCGTGGGCGGCTCGACCGGGGCCGGCAAGTCGACGCTCGTCAACTCGATCGTCGACGCCGAGGTGAGCCGTTCCGGGGTGCTGCGCCCGACGACGACCACGCCGGTCCTCGTCCACCACCCCCAGGACGTGCGGTGGTTTTCCGACGACCGCGTGCTGCCCGGGCTGAGCCGCGTCACTGGGGCGACGGACGTCGATGACGGCGCCAACGCGCTGCGCCTGGTCGTCTCGAGCTCGCTGCCGCCGGGCATGGCGCTGCTCGACGCGCCGGACATCGACTCGGTCGTCAGCTCGAACCGTGCGCTTGCCACCCAGCTGCTCGCGGCCGCCGACCTCTGGCTCTTCGTCACGACGGCGGCTCGGTATGCCGACGCCGTCCCGTGGGACCTGTTGCGCCAGGCCTCCGAGCGTGGCACCGCCATCGCGATCGTGCTCGACCGCGTGCCGCCCGAGGCGATGGCCGACATCCGCAGCCACCTCGCGTCCATGTTGCGCGAGCAAGGGTTGTCGACCGCCCCCATCTTCGGCATCCCTGAGGCCGTCCTGACTGCCGAGGGCCGCCTGCCCGAGCCGGACGTCGCGCGGCTGCGCTCCTGGTTGACGGCGCTGGCCAGCGACTCTCGTGCCCGTTCTGTCATCGTCAAGCAGACGCTCGACGGCGCCCTCGGCAGCCTCGACCGCCGGGCCGACGTCCTCGTCACGGCGAGCCGCCAGCAGGCCCAGGCCGTCGACGCGCTCCACGAAGCCGCCCGGGCGGCATACCGGGACGCGCTGGACAACGTCGAGAACGGCATGACCGACGGCACCCTCCTGCGCGGCGAGGTCCTGGCCCGCTGGCAGGAGTACGTGGGCACGGGCGAGTTCTTCAAGCAGGTCGAGTCGACCATCTCCAAGGTGCGGGACCGGATCACGGCGGCCCTGAAGGGCCAGGCCCCGCCCGCAGGCGACCTGGGGGAGGCGCTCCAGACCGGCGTCGCCGCTCTCGTCACCGCCCAGGGCCAGGGGGCCGCCGCGACGGTGGCCCGCCGGTGGCGCCAGCTCCCGGGGGGCGACCGGCTCCTCGACGAAGGCCCACAGCTGTCCAGGGCCTCGGCCGACCTGTCGCCCCGGATCGAGCGGCTCGTGCGCGACTGGCAGGTCGAGGTGCTCGAGCTCGTGCGCAGCGAGGGCAAGGACCGCCGCACCACCGCCCGGGTCGCCGCCTACGGCCTCAACGGCATCGGGGTGATCCTCATGCTGGTGGCCTTCGCCCACACCGGAGGCCTGGTCGGCGCCGAGGTCGGCATCGCCGGTGGCACCGCTGTGCTCGCACAGAAGGTGCTCGAGGCGATCTTCGGCGACCAGGCCGTGCGTGACATGGCAGCCAAGGCCCGCAAGCGGCTCCTCGAGCACGTTGCGGAGCTGTATGCCGCCGAGCGACTTCGCTACGACGGCGCCCTCGAGGGCATTGAGACCAAGGAGGGCCAGGCCCAGCGCCTGGCCGAGGCGGCAGCAGCGGTGAAGGCGGTTCGATGA
- a CDS encoding GTPase, translating into MSPVKMGSKQVKSVSTEELTARSRALEQAVTAGGSQLDPAAVSSAHSVVAKIAARVSKTGGHTVVALAGATGSGKSSLFNALVGSTVAVVGARRPTTSRPVAAVWGEDDATDLLDWLSVAQRHHVDPLSDPRGGPESPWNLDGLVLLDLPDFDSRVEAHRAESERVLELVDVFVWVTDPQKYADARLHDDYLRALSTHHAVTVVVLNQADRLTSDAVGQLRRDLSRLAAEDGIPGVQVISTSAARGTGIDDLRLRLATAVAAQNAAQQRLLADVSASAGTLREGVAISEPTLSDTVDAELVDALSRAAGIPTVVAAVERDYRNQSWGRTGWPLTRWVRALRPDPMKRLRLNVHDAVEEKLAVTAGDVRTVLGRSSLPPPTPAARSAVELATRKVGDLAAEGLPSRWAEAVADAATPPGPDLADALDQAVVRTSLKMRPPMWWRAFGLAQLVLAFIAAVGFLWLAVLVVMGWLALPDLHTPRLGPLPYPLLMFAGGLLLGLALAALARALGRAGARRRGQRVRAMLTEKVADVARERIVSPVRLVLERHRTTRESLDRAEVRLAPASTRR; encoded by the coding sequence ATGAGCCCGGTGAAGATGGGCAGCAAGCAGGTCAAGTCCGTGAGCACCGAGGAGCTGACCGCGCGCTCGCGTGCCCTCGAACAGGCGGTGACGGCGGGCGGGAGCCAGCTCGACCCGGCAGCCGTGTCGTCCGCGCACTCCGTCGTCGCCAAGATCGCAGCGCGCGTCTCCAAGACCGGCGGCCACACCGTGGTCGCCCTCGCCGGTGCCACCGGGTCCGGCAAGTCCAGCCTGTTCAACGCACTGGTCGGGTCGACCGTGGCCGTGGTCGGTGCCCGCAGGCCCACGACGTCCCGCCCGGTGGCGGCCGTCTGGGGCGAGGACGACGCCACGGACCTGCTCGACTGGCTGTCCGTGGCGCAGCGTCACCACGTCGACCCGCTGTCGGACCCGAGGGGTGGTCCCGAGAGCCCGTGGAACCTCGACGGGTTGGTGCTGCTGGACCTCCCGGACTTCGACTCCCGGGTGGAGGCCCACCGCGCGGAGTCCGAGCGGGTGCTCGAGCTGGTGGACGTCTTCGTGTGGGTCACCGACCCGCAGAAGTATGCCGATGCCCGCCTGCACGACGACTACCTGCGCGCGCTCTCCACCCATCACGCCGTGACGGTTGTGGTGCTCAACCAGGCCGATCGCCTGACCTCGGACGCCGTGGGCCAGCTTCGTCGGGACCTCTCGCGGCTTGCCGCGGAGGACGGCATCCCGGGGGTGCAGGTGATCTCCACGTCGGCAGCCAGGGGTACGGGGATCGACGACCTCCGGTTGCGCCTGGCGACGGCGGTCGCCGCCCAGAACGCAGCGCAGCAGCGGCTCCTCGCGGACGTCTCGGCCAGCGCCGGCACCCTGCGCGAGGGAGTCGCGATCAGCGAGCCGACACTCTCCGACACCGTGGATGCAGAGCTCGTCGACGCGCTGTCGCGGGCTGCCGGGATCCCCACGGTGGTGGCTGCCGTCGAGCGCGACTATCGCAACCAGTCCTGGGGCCGCACCGGGTGGCCGCTCACCCGCTGGGTGCGAGCCCTGCGGCCCGACCCGATGAAGCGGCTGCGCCTCAACGTCCACGACGCGGTGGAGGAGAAGCTTGCCGTCACGGCCGGGGACGTGCGCACGGTCCTGGGTCGGTCGTCGCTCCCGCCGCCCACCCCGGCCGCCCGGTCGGCAGTCGAGCTGGCCACTCGCAAGGTCGGCGACCTGGCCGCCGAAGGCCTTCCCAGCCGTTGGGCCGAAGCGGTCGCTGACGCGGCCACGCCGCCGGGTCCCGACCTCGCCGACGCTCTCGACCAGGCGGTCGTGCGCACCTCGCTGAAGATGCGGCCGCCGATGTGGTGGCGGGCCTTCGGGCTCGCGCAGCTGGTCCTTGCCTTCATCGCAGCTGTCGGGTTCCTCTGGCTGGCCGTGCTCGTGGTGATGGGTTGGCTGGCGCTGCCGGACCTGCACACGCCACGGCTCGGACCCCTGCCCTACCCGCTGCTCATGTTCGCCGGTGGCCTGCTGCTGGGCCTGGCCCTTGCCGCGCTCGCCCGCGCGCTCGGGCGCGCCGGCGCTCGCCGACGCGGCCAGCGGGTGCGCGCCATGCTGACCGAGAAGGTCGCGGACGTCGCCCGTGAGCGCATCGTGAGTCCGGTGCGATTGGTGCTCGAGCGCCACCGCACCACCCGTGAGTCGCTGGACCGGGCGGAGGTGCGGCTGGCCCCGGCCAGCACGCGCCGCTAG
- a CDS encoding single-stranded DNA-binding protein, with product MNESYITVTGRVVADPESRTTRTGVPFAAFRLASTVRRPNTKTREYEDAGTSFYNVTAFRSLGANVANSLKKGEPVVVYGRLRVNQWMRSDNTHATSVEIDAYNVGHDLSWGTTTLTRVTRAQLDTHDRMADGGVQDAMAALEGEAPVVEEDLDSFDPGDLAARRSGEEGQDSGDPATDSYVVAQEPTGLVPRAEGGRELSAV from the coding sequence ATGAACGAGTCCTACATCACCGTGACCGGCCGCGTGGTCGCCGATCCGGAGTCGCGGACGACGCGCACCGGAGTGCCCTTCGCGGCCTTCCGGCTCGCGTCGACGGTGCGACGGCCGAATACGAAGACGCGAGAGTACGAGGACGCCGGCACCAGCTTCTACAACGTCACGGCCTTCAGGTCGCTCGGCGCCAACGTGGCCAACTCCCTCAAGAAGGGCGAGCCGGTGGTCGTCTACGGACGGCTGCGGGTCAACCAGTGGATGCGCTCGGACAACACCCATGCCACGTCGGTGGAGATCGACGCCTACAACGTCGGTCACGACCTCAGCTGGGGGACCACCACGCTGACGCGGGTGACTCGCGCCCAGCTGGACACCCACGACCGGATGGCCGATGGCGGCGTCCAGGACGCGATGGCGGCCCTCGAGGGTGAGGCTCCGGTCGTGGAGGAGGACCTCGACTCCTTCGACCCCGGCGACCTGGCGGCGCGCCGCTCGGGGGAGGAAGGTCAGGACTCCGGGGATCCCGCGACCGACAGCTACGTCGTGGCGCAGGAGCCGACAGGGCTGGTGCCTCGAGCCGAGGGTGGGCGCGAGCTCTCCGCCGTCTGA
- the ettA gene encoding energy-dependent translational throttle protein EttA: MPEFIYVMSKARKAHGDKVILDDVTISFYPGAKIGVVGPNGAGKSSVLKIMAGLDQPSNGEARLTPGFTVGILMQEPELNEEKTVLGNVEEGAGEIKAKVDRYNAISAEMAEPDADFDALMEEMGKLQEAIDAADAWDLDSQLEQAMDALRCPPPDADVTVLSGGERRRVALCKLLLQKPDLLLLDEPTNHLDAESVLWLEQHLAAYHGAVVAVTHDRYFMDNVAQWILELDRGRAYPYEGNYSTYLEKKQARLEVQGKKDAKLAKRLASELEWVRSNAKARQVKSKARLARYEEMAAEADRTRKLDFEEIAIPPGPRLGSTVIEVKNLTKGFGERILIEDLSFTLPRNGIVGVIGPNGVGKTTLFKTIVGLEEPDSGSVKVGETVKISYVDQSRVGLDPTKNLWETVSGGHDYIQVGHVEIPSRAYVSQFGFKGPDQQKKTGVLSGGERNRLNLALTLKEGGNLLLLDEPTNDLDVETLGSLENALLDFPGCAVVISHDRWFLDRVATHILAFEGDDENPAKWYWFEGNFESYEANKVERLGAEAARPHRVTYRKLTRD; this comes from the coding sequence ATGCCCGAGTTCATCTACGTCATGTCGAAGGCCCGCAAGGCCCACGGCGACAAGGTCATCCTCGATGACGTGACCATCTCCTTCTACCCCGGCGCCAAGATCGGCGTGGTGGGTCCCAACGGAGCCGGCAAGTCCTCGGTCCTGAAGATCATGGCCGGGCTGGACCAGCCCTCCAACGGTGAGGCCCGTCTGACGCCCGGCTTCACCGTGGGCATCCTCATGCAGGAGCCCGAGCTCAACGAGGAGAAGACGGTCCTCGGCAACGTCGAGGAGGGAGCCGGCGAGATCAAGGCCAAGGTCGACCGCTACAACGCGATCTCCGCCGAGATGGCGGAGCCGGACGCCGACTTCGACGCCCTGATGGAGGAGATGGGCAAGCTCCAGGAGGCGATCGACGCTGCTGACGCGTGGGACCTCGACTCCCAGCTCGAGCAGGCCATGGACGCCCTGCGGTGCCCGCCGCCGGACGCCGACGTCACCGTGCTGTCCGGTGGAGAGCGCCGCCGCGTCGCCCTGTGCAAGCTGCTGCTCCAGAAGCCCGACCTGCTCCTGCTCGACGAGCCCACCAACCACCTCGACGCCGAGTCGGTGCTGTGGCTCGAGCAGCACCTCGCGGCCTACCACGGTGCTGTCGTCGCCGTGACCCACGACCGCTACTTCATGGACAACGTGGCCCAGTGGATCCTCGAGCTCGACCGTGGGCGCGCCTACCCCTACGAGGGCAACTACTCGACCTACCTCGAGAAGAAGCAGGCTCGGCTCGAGGTGCAGGGCAAGAAGGACGCGAAGCTCGCCAAGCGTCTCGCCTCCGAGCTGGAGTGGGTCCGGTCCAACGCCAAGGCCCGCCAGGTGAAGTCGAAGGCGCGTCTGGCCCGCTACGAGGAGATGGCAGCCGAGGCCGACCGCACCCGCAAGCTCGACTTCGAGGAGATCGCGATCCCGCCGGGCCCCCGTCTGGGCTCGACGGTCATCGAGGTCAAGAACCTCACGAAGGGCTTCGGCGAGCGCATCCTGATCGAGGACCTGTCCTTCACGCTGCCGCGCAACGGCATCGTGGGAGTCATCGGCCCCAACGGCGTCGGCAAGACGACGCTGTTCAAGACCATCGTCGGGCTCGAGGAGCCGGACAGCGGCTCGGTCAAGGTGGGCGAGACGGTCAAGATCTCGTACGTCGACCAGAGCCGCGTCGGGCTCGACCCGACGAAGAACCTCTGGGAGACCGTGTCCGGCGGCCACGACTACATCCAGGTGGGCCACGTCGAGATCCCCTCCCGCGCCTACGTGTCGCAGTTCGGGTTCAAGGGCCCGGACCAGCAGAAGAAGACCGGCGTCCTCTCCGGTGGCGAGCGCAACCGCCTCAACCTCGCGCTCACCCTCAAGGAGGGTGGCAACCTGCTGCTCCTCGACGAGCCGACCAACGACCTGGACGTCGAGACGCTCGGCTCGCTCGAGAACGCGCTGCTCGACTTCCCCGGGTGCGCGGTGGTCATCAGCCACGACCGCTGGTTCCTCGACCGGGTGGCGACGCACATCCTCGCCTTCGAGGGCGATGACGAGAACCCGGCCAAGTGGTACTGGTTCGAGGGCAACTTCGAGTCGTACGAAGCCAACAAGGTCGAGCGACTGGGCGCCGAAGCGGCCCGGCCGCACCGGGTCACCTACCGCAAGCTGACGCGAGACTGA
- a CDS encoding TetR/AcrR family transcriptional regulator, translating to MSSPARAVASVTDTPHRLLEAAAEAFADRGFHATTTRDIASRAGLSPAGVYVHFSSKEELLYQLSREGHEVARDMLLAAASGAGSPTEALRAIMGRFATWHAEHFRVARIVQYEFANLTAEHRDAVLALRKQIDAVVRDVVTAGVASGEFTVDDVPDTTLALMSMAVDVARWYDPEIKRTPEAIGAAYADLGLRLVGAGQRRPT from the coding sequence ATGTCCAGCCCCGCACGCGCCGTGGCATCCGTCACGGACACCCCTCACCGACTGCTCGAGGCAGCGGCCGAGGCGTTCGCCGACCGGGGCTTCCACGCGACCACCACGCGTGACATCGCGTCGCGGGCCGGGCTCTCGCCGGCTGGCGTCTACGTCCACTTCTCCTCCAAGGAGGAGCTGCTCTACCAGCTCAGCCGGGAGGGCCACGAGGTCGCCCGCGACATGCTGCTGGCCGCCGCGAGCGGTGCAGGCTCCCCCACCGAGGCGTTGCGGGCCATCATGGGCCGGTTCGCCACGTGGCACGCCGAGCACTTCCGGGTGGCACGCATCGTGCAGTACGAGTTCGCCAACCTCACCGCCGAGCACCGCGACGCCGTCCTGGCGCTGCGCAAGCAGATCGACGCCGTCGTGCGTGACGTGGTGACCGCTGGTGTGGCCAGCGGCGAGTTCACCGTCGACGACGTGCCCGACACCACGCTTGCCCTCATGTCGATGGCCGTGGACGTGGCCCGCTGGTACGACCCCGAGATCAAGCGAACCCCCGAAGCCATCGGCGCGGCGTACGCGGACCTCGGGCTGCGCCTCGTCGGGGCCGGCCAGCGCCGCCCGACCTGA
- a CDS encoding acyl-CoA dehydrogenase family protein — protein MPRNVYGPDHEAFRSSVREFVERTLKPRAEQMLEVKSVDRDIWKEAGKQGLFGLDIPEEFGGAGADDYRFNAIAAEEIAGFNFAVSSCFGIHSDVCPPYIVDLGTQEQKERWLPGMANGDLICAIAMTEPSGGSDLAALKTTAVRDGDTWVLNGSKTFITNGYQADLVIVAARTDPSKGAKGITLFMVEAGMEGFSRGRKLDKVGQEEADTSELFFENVRVPDANRLGTEGLGFISMMQRLPQERVGAAVANTAHAFQIFRETVEYTKERKAFGQPVGSFQHNKFKMAELQTKLEVTQAYVDDCIAAHAEQKLSAVDAAKAKWWSAQVQNDVLDECVQLYGGYGFMNEYRVARAWRDARVSKIWAGSNEIMKELIGRDLGL, from the coding sequence ATGCCCCGCAATGTCTACGGTCCCGACCACGAGGCCTTCCGCAGCTCGGTCCGCGAGTTCGTCGAGCGCACGCTCAAGCCGCGCGCCGAGCAGATGCTCGAGGTGAAGTCGGTCGATCGTGACATCTGGAAGGAAGCGGGCAAGCAGGGCCTGTTCGGTCTCGACATCCCCGAGGAGTTCGGGGGCGCCGGTGCCGACGACTATCGCTTCAACGCGATCGCGGCCGAGGAGATCGCCGGGTTCAACTTCGCGGTGTCGTCCTGCTTCGGGATCCACTCCGACGTGTGCCCGCCCTACATCGTCGACCTCGGCACGCAGGAGCAGAAGGAGCGCTGGCTGCCGGGCATGGCCAACGGCGACCTCATCTGCGCGATCGCGATGACAGAGCCGTCGGGCGGTTCCGACCTCGCCGCCCTGAAGACCACCGCCGTCCGTGACGGCGACACGTGGGTGCTCAACGGGTCCAAGACCTTCATCACCAACGGCTACCAGGCGGACCTCGTCATCGTCGCGGCCCGCACCGACCCCTCCAAGGGCGCCAAGGGCATCACCTTGTTCATGGTCGAAGCCGGCATGGAGGGCTTCAGCCGTGGCCGCAAGCTCGACAAGGTCGGGCAGGAGGAGGCCGACACCTCCGAGCTCTTCTTCGAGAACGTGCGCGTCCCCGACGCCAACCGGCTCGGCACCGAGGGCCTCGGCTTCATCTCGATGATGCAGCGCCTGCCCCAGGAGCGTGTCGGCGCGGCCGTGGCCAACACCGCCCACGCCTTCCAGATCTTCCGCGAGACCGTCGAGTACACCAAGGAGCGCAAGGCGTTCGGCCAGCCCGTCGGCTCGTTCCAGCACAACAAGTTCAAGATGGCCGAGCTGCAGACCAAGCTTGAGGTCACGCAGGCCTACGTCGACGACTGCATCGCCGCCCACGCCGAGCAGAAGCTCAGCGCCGTCGACGCGGCCAAGGCCAAGTGGTGGTCCGCCCAGGTGCAGAACGACGTGCTCGACGAGTGCGTCCAGCTCTACGGCGGCTACGGCTTCATGAACGAGTACCGCGTGGCCCGCGCTTGGCGCGACGCCCGGGTCTCCAAGATCTGGGCAGGGTCGAACGAAATCATGAAGGAGCTCATCGGCCGCGACCTCGGGCTCTGA
- a CDS encoding glucose 1-dehydrogenase — protein sequence MAAGQGVHEGTVAIVTGASRGIGLGIAEKLVAEGARVVITARKPEALAEAVQRLGGESKAIAVAGNAADEAHQDEVIRVAHERFGGLDHLVNNTGINPAFGPMLDTPVDVARKIMDVNVLAAFSWIEKAVAAGLGQGERPGSVVNVASIAGLGATGSIGWYAVSKAALIHLTVELAYQLGPAVRVNAVAPAIVKTQFAQALYEGREEKVAAAYPLKRLGAPEDVAGAVSFLLSGDAGWVTGQTLVVDGGVTLGGSL from the coding sequence GTGGCTGCCGGACAGGGAGTCCACGAGGGCACCGTCGCGATCGTCACCGGGGCCTCGCGGGGGATCGGGCTCGGCATCGCCGAGAAGCTCGTCGCCGAGGGCGCCCGGGTCGTGATCACGGCCCGCAAGCCGGAGGCGTTGGCCGAGGCCGTGCAGCGCCTGGGTGGCGAGTCGAAAGCCATCGCGGTGGCAGGCAATGCCGCTGACGAGGCGCATCAGGACGAGGTCATCCGCGTTGCCCACGAGCGGTTCGGAGGGCTCGACCACCTGGTCAACAACACGGGGATCAACCCGGCCTTCGGCCCGATGCTCGACACGCCGGTCGACGTGGCCCGCAAGATCATGGACGTCAACGTCCTGGCGGCGTTCTCCTGGATCGAGAAGGCGGTCGCCGCGGGGCTGGGCCAGGGTGAGCGGCCGGGGTCGGTGGTGAACGTCGCGTCCATCGCCGGGCTCGGCGCGACCGGCAGCATCGGTTGGTATGCCGTGAGCAAGGCCGCGCTGATCCACCTCACCGTCGAGCTGGCCTACCAGCTCGGGCCCGCCGTCCGGGTCAACGCCGTCGCCCCTGCGATCGTGAAGACCCAGTTCGCGCAGGCGCTGTACGAGGGCCGGGAGGAGAAGGTGGCTGCGGCCTATCCGTTGAAGCGGCTCGGGGCGCCGGAAGACGTCGCGGGAGCCGTGTCGTTCCTGCTCTCCGGTGACGCGGGCTGGGTGACCGGACAGACCTTGGTGGTCGACGGTGGCGTCACGCTCGGAGGCTCTCTGTGA